TTGAAGCCTTGGAAAAGCGTCTGAAAGAGGTCTCTACAAGATCGGAAAAGTCTGTAAAACCCAAGCAAAACGGGTCGAAAAAGCGATATGGAGCAGTAAAACGAGCCGCCTTGGATTAAAAATCGGGCGGTTTTTTCATGAAAAACTGAGGAAATGCGGTGATTCCTGATGGCGAATACGAGATTGGATATGGCAAAAGAGCGCCTGCAGGCCTATTACCAAGCGGAGCTGGCGGTCCTGAGCGGCCAGGAGTACCGAATCGGGACGAGAACCCTTCGCAGGGCTGACCTGTCCGAAATCCGGAAGGCCATCAGCGAATTGGAGAGGCAAGTGCAGCAGCTGGAGAATCAAGCGGCCGGAAATCGATCCGCCAGGGCTCGGCGAATTGTCATTCGCGATCTTTAAGGCGAGGGAGGTGATCATTTGAATACCGTCGACAGATTTATTGCCTATTTCAATCCTCACGGGGCGTTTAAACGTCAAGCTGCACGCCGCGCTCTCGATGT
This sequence is a window from Brevibacillus composti. Protein-coding genes within it:
- a CDS encoding DUF6148 family protein; amino-acid sequence: MANTRLDMAKERLQAYYQAELAVLSGQEYRIGTRTLRRADLSEIRKAISELERQVQQLENQAAGNRSARARRIVIRDL